ATCAAAGAGAAAGGGATAATAAGCTCACCCGAATTCAAGAGTTAATTGCATCCCCTTCGATGATCTTCAAGTACAAAAACCAGCTGCTCTTCCCAGTGTTTTCGTAGACACCACTTGTCCCCCTTTTGATAGTAGGATGAATCAGTGACTCCCAGATTCACAGATATTGAAACGACAAACGTTTCAAATTTAAGACATGTTGGGCTCTTTAATTGGGCCTTAAGTATATAAATACTAGACATTGTTGGAATGCGTTTTGGATCTTCCGAGGCTCGTGCAGATCATTATGTTGTCAGTCTCTGATCCGGTCCGGTCGTTTGTAATCTTATCAGAAAGTGCGCAGGAGAGTGGTGAACTGGTGGGGTTGGGGGGTCCAATACTTGCGCCTTCGTCTCAACATTTTCTTTTGGTAGGCCTAGTTAAgaagaaaattaacattttgatgtgaactaatttaaaatttgcAGGCTCGAGTAATAATTAACAGCCCACGCTTAGCGTATTATATTTTGACAAAAAGATGATAATAATAGTTTGTTATAATGTCGACACATGCTATTTATATTGATATGTCGGCCACATATGTCAATCGGGCTATCTCCCTAATCCGACGATGACGAATCAAtcaaattaactaaattttccATCACTTTTTCTTGCATTTTGGATATCCACTCAGATCTATAATCTATGACATAactaattttaaacatatatcaaatgCCGGTTATAACTAAACAAATTAGGggtgttaaaaaaattaaaaactaaacgAATTAGTATAGGTTTTAACCAAGTCGAATACAAATGCATGACACAAAAGATATATTTTAGACTTATAACTTtcatataatttcaaaatataggATAAAATGTTAGCACATTAATCATTATAGTAAAGGAAAATACATGGTTAAAGTTATAagacatatacatatattaaatttttaaagcaAGTAGAATAGTTTTTTTCCGAGAGTGGTtaagtatcaaataatatattattccAATCGGAGATTATTTATGAGTTTTTTAAGACAGTCCATGCCGAATCCATGTGAAAGAGCAATGATAATCtttaatactataaattatctgCTTCCGTTGACCGAAAACTTTAATCGTGGCCCCCTTGTTAATTGTATTTGCTTATTCCATAATAGATTTGCTAAAACCCCCCAGGCTGTAATCAAACATTTGTTCGCTCGCTGAGTTAATTAAATCAAAGCTTAAAATAGACTACACCCACAGATTCTAAAAATTCTTATAATCCGTATCAATAATAGCTTAGGGGGTAAtcaaagaaattaaattaattattaaccGAACACTTAAAAAAAAGGGGGaaggaagaaaacaaattaacaaGCACCACAAAGCCTGAGAGAGAGACCaatctctccttcttctctctctctctcgctgtGTTCTTTACAGACACACCGAGGATGTCGGATCCTGATTTGTCGTCCCCGTTGATCCACCGTGATCAACCAGAGGTCGTCATCTCAATCGACCACGACGATGGAGGAGAAGAAGGCTACATCCCCGCCGTCGCTGGTCAACAAAACCAAGAACCTCCACGTGTTCCACGTGGTTTTCAATCCGACAATCTCAACAACCCTTTCGGCTTCCTCAGCGAGGCCGAGCCTCCTCCGACGACGGTGGATCCGTTCCGGAACGACACGCCGGGAGTCAGCGGACTGTACGAGGTGTTAAAGATCGTGGTCTGCCTCCCGATCGCGTTGCTTAGGCTCGTCATATTCGGTGCTAGCTTAGCTGTTGGTTACGTGGCGACGAAGCTGGCTCTTGCCGGGTGGAAAGATAAACACAATCCTATGCCTCGGTGGAGGTGTAGGATCATGTGGGTTACTCGGATCTGTACCAGATGTATCCTCTTCTCCTTTgggtcagttttttttttaaaaaaattaggaaacttttagttatataataacaTTTGGTGAAATGGTTTTAAAAAGGTGTTAGATAGTGTTTGTTACATGATGTTGTGTTGATAATCTTTCCTTGCTCTTGCAGTTATCACTGGATACGAAGGAAAGGGAAACCTGCTCGGAGAGATACTGCTCCCATCGTTGTATCAAACCATGTTTCTTTTATCGaaccaatcttcttcttctatgaGCTGTCACCCACCATTGTTGCATCCGAGTCGCATGATTCGCTTCCTTTTGTTGGTACTATCATCAGGGCAATGCAGGTAGGCAGCTAGCTAGTCAGCACATATTTGGTTTTAAGATGCTGGGGGCCTCGTTTATACTAAAGTTTCTGTTTTTGAATATGTTAAGGTGATATATGTTAATAGATTCTCACAAGAATCAAGGAAGAACGCTGTGCATGAAATAAAGGTATAGAGTTTCTTGTGGAATGTTTTTAGAACCATTTTGTGGTTGAAAAGGattcaaaatgtttttgttGTATTTGATACGCAATGTGCTTTCAAGGGATGTAAATACAGAGAAAAGCCTCCTCCGATAGATTTCCTCGCCTGCTGCTCTTCCCTGAAGGAACCACCACCAACGGGAAAGTTCTTATCTCCTTCCAGCTCGGAGCTTTCATCCCAGGCTACCCTATTCAGCCTGTTGTAGTTCGGTATCCCCATGTACATTTTGATCAATCCTGGTGAGAGACTCTCTCTTTCCTGTCTTTCTACTTCCTACAAAAAAAGTACAGTACTGATgttttatgagatttttttttcaggggGAATATTTCTTTGTTGCTGCTCATGTTTAGAATGTTCACTCAGTTCCACAATTTCATGGAGGTATGCAATGTTTTTTATCTAGCAAGCTTAGTTCATTGACTGTGTTCGGTGTTTTAGAATTTCACTTATTTGGATCATTTTTCTCCGGAATGAAACAGGTTGAGTACCTTCCAGTAATATATCCAAGTGACACTCAAAAACAGAATGCTGTGCGTCTCTCCCAGAAGGTATGTTTCTGGTGGAGACGGagacttcttttttctttcttttttggcaCTTAGTACTACTGATGGTATACCTGTGAATACAGACCAGTCATGCAATTGCAACCTCTTTGAATGTCGTCCAAACATCTCATTCTTATGGGGACCTGATGCTATTGAACAGAGCATCTGAATTAAAGCTGGTACGTGCAGCTCACTGGTGTTTTCCCTCTCTTGAATAGCTTCATatggttatatttttttgttatctatGCCTCGTAGTTTCTTCAGAAACATTCATCTTGTTGATCacattttttaaatgttttgtttcaggAAAACCCCTCAAATTACATGGTTGAAATGGCCAAGGTTGCATCGGTAAGTTCATTCTATAGTGCTACAAGTTTGATGCTTCTCATTTACATCAAGGAGACACATATCTAATGATTGTGATAACGTCATGTATATATGGTCCATCAAGAAAGAATGTTCATTATTTTTATCCCTAGTGATTCCTGTTGCTCTGTCTTTGTTCCTTGCAGCTATTCAATATAAGTAGTTTAGAGGCAGTTCGGTATTTGGATACATTTTCTTCCATGAATCCAGACTCAAGGTAATGACTTTTTTTGCCGTATTTTAAGTTACTTGTCTTCTAAGTTGCAAATCTTCAGGAATTTTTTATTCTCTTTGCAGTGGACGTGTTACGCTACATGACTTTCTTCGGGTTCTTAAACTGAAGCCTTGCACTCTCTCTAAAGGGGTCagtttatgaataataaaattatttttctcgCCTTCGTTGTCTAATTTATATGCCTATGCTCTTATCTTATGCGTTACTTATACTGTTGTAGATATTTGGGTTCATCGATGTGGAGAAAGCCGGATCAATCACTTTCAGACAGGTACATACCTTCAGGGGATCACTTTTTGTAGAGATTCTTAGTTAAACAGTCTCTTTAAatctcatccttcttcttctgctgattGGTCTGCAGTTCTTGTTTGCCTCGGCTCATGTGTCGGCACAGCCACTTTTTCAGCAAACATGCGAGCTAGCCTTTTCCCACTGTGACGCAGATGGAGACGGCTTCATCTCAGTTCAAGAAGTAGATTTAGTTCTTCACCTCTTTTGTCATATTTGCTTTTGAGTTCTTATGACTTACTACTTTT
The genomic region above belongs to Raphanus sativus cultivar WK10039 unplaced genomic scaffold, ASM80110v3 Scaffold1722, whole genome shotgun sequence and contains:
- the LOC108855410 gene encoding lysophospholipid acyltransferase LPEAT2 produces the protein MSDPDLSSPLIHRDQPEVVISIDHDDGGEEGYIPAVAGQQNQEPPRVPRGFQSDNLNNPFGFLSEAEPPPTTVDPFRNDTPGVSGLYEVLKIVVCLPIALLRLVIFGASLAVGYVATKLALAGWKDKHNPMPRWRCRIMWVTRICTRCILFSFGYHWIRRKGKPARRDTAPIVVSNHVSFIEPIFFFYELSPTIVASESHDSLPFVGTIIRAMQVIYVNRFSQESRKNAVHEIKRKASSDRFPRLLLFPEGTTTNGKVLISFQLGAFIPGYPIQPVVVRYPHVHFDQSWGNISLLLLMFRMFTQFHNFMEVEYLPVIYPSDTQKQNAVRLSQKTSHAIATSLNVVQTSHSYGDLMLLNRASELKLENPSNYMVEMAKVASLFNISSLEAVRYLDTFSSMNPDSSGRVTLHDFLRVLKLKPCTLSKGIFGFIDVEKAGSITFRQFLFASAHVSAQPLFQQTCELAFSHCDADGDGFISVQELGDVLKHTMPNSNKDEVQGMYILLDDDKDQRISKDDFLSCLRRNPLLIAVFSPILAPA